One genomic segment of Candidatus Edwardsbacteria bacterium includes these proteins:
- a CDS encoding HEAT repeat domain-containing protein yields MTDHQLTEAVELLKSRDAKKRMTAVDMAAELNTAGSVALLIKAIQDQSWSLREYAIKKTALAGHQAVQPLIRLLRDGVWYTRAAALQALELIGDIVALNAVMGLCKDPNRSVSEAARQAVSVLTGKTEMGALLAQVEKMNSEQRGILISLVSESNANLAESLKAHMAGLPTYAASGVFSSADEPDMAERLQGLRREIKTILRQSGRDGNEDA; encoded by the coding sequence ATGACTGACCACCAGCTGACCGAGGCGGTGGAGCTGCTGAAATCCCGGGATGCCAAAAAGCGGATGACGGCGGTCGACATGGCGGCCGAACTGAATACCGCCGGTTCGGTGGCGCTTCTTATCAAGGCCATCCAGGACCAAAGCTGGAGCTTGCGGGAGTATGCCATCAAGAAAACAGCCCTGGCCGGGCATCAGGCCGTCCAGCCCCTGATCAGGTTGTTGCGAGACGGCGTCTGGTACACCCGGGCTGCGGCTTTGCAGGCTTTGGAGCTTATCGGGGACATTGTTGCTTTGAATGCCGTCATGGGGCTCTGCAAAGATCCCAACCGCAGCGTGTCCGAGGCCGCCCGCCAGGCGGTCAGCGTCCTGACCGGAAAGACTGAGATGGGCGCACTGCTGGCCCAGGTGGAAAAGATGAACTCCGAACAGCGCGGTATTTTGATCAGCCTGGTATCCGAATCCAACGCCAACCTGGCGGAAAGCCTCAAGGCCCATATGGCCGGCCTCCCGACCTATGCGGCATCCGGCGTATTCTCCTCGGCTGATGAGCCCGATATGGCCGAGAGACTGCAGGGACTAAGGCGCGAGATAAAAACCATATTAAGGCAGAGTGGCAGGGACGGCAATGAAGACGCATGA